From Peromyscus maniculatus bairdii isolate BWxNUB_F1_BW_parent chromosome 19, HU_Pman_BW_mat_3.1, whole genome shotgun sequence, the proteins below share one genomic window:
- the Paip2 gene encoding polyadenylate-binding protein-interacting protein 2 — translation MKDPSRTSTSPSIINEDVIINGHSHEDDNPFAEYMWMENEEEFNRQIEEELWEEEFIERCFQEMLEEEEEHEWFIPARDLPQTMDQIQDQFNDLVISDGSSLEDLVVKSNLNPNAKEFVPGVKY, via the exons ATGAAAGATCCAAGTCGCACCAGTACTAGCCCAAGCATCATCAATGAAGATGTGATTATTAACGGTCATTCTCATGAAGATGATAATCCATTTGCAGAATACATGTGGATGGAAAACGAAGAGGAATTCAACAGACAA ATAGAAGAGGAGTTGTGGGAAGAAGAATTTATTGAACGTTGTTTCCAAGAAAtgctggaagaggaagaagaacatgAATGGTTTATTCCAGCTCGAGATCTCCCACAAACTATGGACCAAATCCAAGACCAGTTTAATGACCTTGTTATCAGTGATGGCTCTTCTCTGGAAGATCTTGTG GTCAAGAGCAATCTGAATCCAAATGCAAAGGAGTTTGTTCCTGGGGTGAAGTACTAA
- the Slc23a1 gene encoding solute carrier family 23 member 1 isoform X3, whose translation MEPKFDMLYKIEDVPPWYLCILLGFQHYLTCFSGTIAVPFLLAEALCVGRDQHMVSQLIGTIFTCVGVTTLIQTTVGIRLPLFQASAFAFLVPAKAILALERWKCPPEEEIYGNWSMPLNTSHIWHPRIREVQGAIMVSSMVEVVIGLMGLPGALLSYIGPLTVTPTVSLIGLSVFQAAGDRAGSHWGISACSILLIVLFSQYLRNLTFLLPIYRWGKGLTLFRIQIFKMFPIVLAIMTVWLLCYVLTLTDALPADPTAYGFQARTDARGDIMAISPWIRIPYPCQWGLPTVTVAAVLGMFSATLAGIIESIGDYYACARLAGAPPPPVHAINRGIFTEGVCCIIAGLLGTGNGSTSSSPNIGVLGITKVGSRRVVQYGAGIMLILGAIGKFTALFASLPDPILGGMFCTLFGMITAVGLSNLQFVDMNSSRNLFVLGFSMFFGLTLPNYLDSNPGAINTGIPEVDQILTVLLTTEMFVGGCLAFILDNTVPGSPEERGLIQWKAGAHANSDTSASLKSYDFPFGMGMVKRTAFFRYIPICPVFRGFSKQSKTQPPVLEDTPNTTETGSVCTKV comes from the exons ATGGAGCCCAAGTTTGACATGTTGTACAAGATTGAGGATGTGCCACCATGGTACCTGTGCATCCTGCTGGGCTTCCAG CACTACCTGACATGCTTCAGCGGCACCATCGCCGTGCCCTTCCTCCTGGCCGAGGCGCTGTGTGTGGGCCGCGACCAGCACATGGTCAGCCAGCTCATCGGCACCATCTTCACCTGCGTGGGTGTTACCACTCTCATCCAGACGACAGTGGGCATCCG GCTGCCTCTGTTCCAGGCCAGTGCCTTTGCATTTCTGGTTCCAGCCAAAGCTATCCTGGCCTTGGAGAGGTGGAAGTGTCCCCCAGAAG AGGAGATCTATGGTAACTGGAGTATGCCCCTGAATACCTCTCATATCTGGCATCCTCGGATTCGAGAG GTCCAGGGTGCGATCATGGTGTCCagcatggtggaggtggtgattgGGCTGATGGGGCTGCCCGGGGCCCTGCTCAGCTACATTGGGCCTCTCACGGTCACCCCCACCGTCTCCCTCATTGGTCTCTCTGTTTTCCAAGCTGCTGGTGACCGAGCTGGCTCCCATTGGGGCATTTCAGCTTG ctCCATTCTACTGATCGTCCTGTTCTCCCAGTACCTACGCAACCTCACCTTCCTGCTGCCCATCTACCGATGGGGCAAGGGCCTCACCCTCTTCCGCATCCAGATCTTTAAGATGTTTCCG ATCGTCCTGGCCATCATGACCGTGTGGCTGCTCTGCTACGTGCTGACCCTGACGGACGCGCTACCCGCCGATCCCACAGCCTATGGCTTCCAGGCACGAACGGATGCCCGAGGGGACATCATGGCGATCTCACCCTGGATCCGCATCCCCTACCCGT GCCAGTGGGGACTACCCACAGTGACGGTGGCCGCAGTTCTGGGAATGTTCAGCGCCACCCTGGCAGGCATCATCGAGTCCATTGGTGATTACTATGCTTGTGCCCGGCTGGCTGGGGCACCGCCCCCTCCAGTACATGCTATCAACAG GGGTATTTTCACTGAAGGCGTCTGCTGCATTATCGCCGGGCTACTGGGCACAGGCAACGGTTCCACCTCATCCAGCCCCAACATTGGGGTCCTAGGGATCACTAAG GTGGGCAGCCGCCGAGTTGTGCAGTATGGTGCAGGCATCATGCTAATCCTGGGTGCCATTGGCAAGTTCACAGCCCTCTTCGCCTCACTCCCAGACCCCATCCTGGGAGGAATGTTCTGCACCCTCTTTG GTATGATCACCGCCGTGGGACTGTCCAATCTGCAGTTTGTGGACATGAACTCTTCCCGGAACCTCTTTGTATTGGGGTTCTCTATGTTCTTTGGCCTCACGCTGCCCAATTACCTGGATTCCAACCCAGGTGCTATCAACACAG GCATTCCTGAAGTGGATCAGATCCTAACTGTGCTGCTGACCACGGAGATGTTTGTTGGCGGGTGCCTTGCTTTCATACTGGACAACACAGTGCCAG GGAGCCCAGAGGAAAGAGGCCTGATACAGTGGAAAGCTGGAGCCCATGCCAACAGTGACACGTCAGCCAGTCTGAAGAGCTATGATTTCCCCTTTGGGATGGGCATGGTCAAAAGGACTGCCTTCTTCAGATACATTCCTATCTGCCCAGTCTTCAGAGGGTTTTCTAAACAGTCAAAAACCCAGCCTCCAGTTCTGGAAGACACTCCAAACACCACGGAAACTGGGTCTGTGTGCACCAAGGTCTGA
- the Slc23a1 gene encoding solute carrier family 23 member 1 isoform X2 — protein sequence MRAQEDPRSPTQHESLGSGSAETSTRDQQTPLTMEPKFDMLYKIEDVPPWYLCILLGFQHYLTCFSGTIAVPFLLAEALCVGRDQHMVSQLIGTIFTCVGVTTLIQTTVGIRLPLFQASAFAFLVPAKAILALERWKCPPEEEIYGNWSMPLNTSHIWHPRIREVQGAIMVSSMVEVVIGLMGLPGALLSYIGPLTVTPTVSLIGLSVFQAAGDRAGSHWGISACSILLIVLFSQYLRNLTFLLPIYRWGKGLTLFRIQIFKMFPIVLAIMTVWLLCYVLTLTDALPADPTAYGFQARTDARGDIMAISPWIRIPYPCQWGLPTVTVAAVLGMFSATLAGIIESIGDYYACARLAGAPPPPVHAINRGIFTEGVCCIIAGLLGTGNGSTSSSPNIGVLGITKVGSRRVVQYGAGIMLILGAIGKFTALFASLPDPILGGMFCTLFGMITAVGLSNLQFVDMNSSRNLFVLGFSMFFGLTLPNYLDSNPGAINTGIPEVDQILTVLLTTEMFVGGCLAFILDNTVPGSPEERGLIQWKAGAHANSDTSASLKSYDFPFGMGMVKRTAFFRYIPICPVFRGFSKQSKTQPPVLEDTPNTTETGSVCTKV from the exons ATGAGAGCTCAGGAGGACCCCAGGAGCCCAACACAG CATGAGTCCCTGGGTTCAGGTTCAGCAGAGACTTCCACCAGGGACCAGCAGACACCCTTGACCATGGAGCCCAAGTTTGACATGTTGTACAAGATTGAGGATGTGCCACCATGGTACCTGTGCATCCTGCTGGGCTTCCAG CACTACCTGACATGCTTCAGCGGCACCATCGCCGTGCCCTTCCTCCTGGCCGAGGCGCTGTGTGTGGGCCGCGACCAGCACATGGTCAGCCAGCTCATCGGCACCATCTTCACCTGCGTGGGTGTTACCACTCTCATCCAGACGACAGTGGGCATCCG GCTGCCTCTGTTCCAGGCCAGTGCCTTTGCATTTCTGGTTCCAGCCAAAGCTATCCTGGCCTTGGAGAGGTGGAAGTGTCCCCCAGAAG AGGAGATCTATGGTAACTGGAGTATGCCCCTGAATACCTCTCATATCTGGCATCCTCGGATTCGAGAG GTCCAGGGTGCGATCATGGTGTCCagcatggtggaggtggtgattgGGCTGATGGGGCTGCCCGGGGCCCTGCTCAGCTACATTGGGCCTCTCACGGTCACCCCCACCGTCTCCCTCATTGGTCTCTCTGTTTTCCAAGCTGCTGGTGACCGAGCTGGCTCCCATTGGGGCATTTCAGCTTG ctCCATTCTACTGATCGTCCTGTTCTCCCAGTACCTACGCAACCTCACCTTCCTGCTGCCCATCTACCGATGGGGCAAGGGCCTCACCCTCTTCCGCATCCAGATCTTTAAGATGTTTCCG ATCGTCCTGGCCATCATGACCGTGTGGCTGCTCTGCTACGTGCTGACCCTGACGGACGCGCTACCCGCCGATCCCACAGCCTATGGCTTCCAGGCACGAACGGATGCCCGAGGGGACATCATGGCGATCTCACCCTGGATCCGCATCCCCTACCCGT GCCAGTGGGGACTACCCACAGTGACGGTGGCCGCAGTTCTGGGAATGTTCAGCGCCACCCTGGCAGGCATCATCGAGTCCATTGGTGATTACTATGCTTGTGCCCGGCTGGCTGGGGCACCGCCCCCTCCAGTACATGCTATCAACAG GGGTATTTTCACTGAAGGCGTCTGCTGCATTATCGCCGGGCTACTGGGCACAGGCAACGGTTCCACCTCATCCAGCCCCAACATTGGGGTCCTAGGGATCACTAAG GTGGGCAGCCGCCGAGTTGTGCAGTATGGTGCAGGCATCATGCTAATCCTGGGTGCCATTGGCAAGTTCACAGCCCTCTTCGCCTCACTCCCAGACCCCATCCTGGGAGGAATGTTCTGCACCCTCTTTG GTATGATCACCGCCGTGGGACTGTCCAATCTGCAGTTTGTGGACATGAACTCTTCCCGGAACCTCTTTGTATTGGGGTTCTCTATGTTCTTTGGCCTCACGCTGCCCAATTACCTGGATTCCAACCCAGGTGCTATCAACACAG GCATTCCTGAAGTGGATCAGATCCTAACTGTGCTGCTGACCACGGAGATGTTTGTTGGCGGGTGCCTTGCTTTCATACTGGACAACACAGTGCCAG GGAGCCCAGAGGAAAGAGGCCTGATACAGTGGAAAGCTGGAGCCCATGCCAACAGTGACACGTCAGCCAGTCTGAAGAGCTATGATTTCCCCTTTGGGATGGGCATGGTCAAAAGGACTGCCTTCTTCAGATACATTCCTATCTGCCCAGTCTTCAGAGGGTTTTCTAAACAGTCAAAAACCCAGCCTCCAGTTCTGGAAGACACTCCAAACACCACGGAAACTGGGTCTGTGTGCACCAAGGTCTGA
- the Slc23a1 gene encoding solute carrier family 23 member 1 isoform X1 yields the protein MKLLPSWRAVLPVGPRPGLCPCIPAWAQQPRKVPQTCVSEMRAQEDPRSPTQHESLGSGSAETSTRDQQTPLTMEPKFDMLYKIEDVPPWYLCILLGFQHYLTCFSGTIAVPFLLAEALCVGRDQHMVSQLIGTIFTCVGVTTLIQTTVGIRLPLFQASAFAFLVPAKAILALERWKCPPEEEIYGNWSMPLNTSHIWHPRIREVQGAIMVSSMVEVVIGLMGLPGALLSYIGPLTVTPTVSLIGLSVFQAAGDRAGSHWGISACSILLIVLFSQYLRNLTFLLPIYRWGKGLTLFRIQIFKMFPIVLAIMTVWLLCYVLTLTDALPADPTAYGFQARTDARGDIMAISPWIRIPYPCQWGLPTVTVAAVLGMFSATLAGIIESIGDYYACARLAGAPPPPVHAINRGIFTEGVCCIIAGLLGTGNGSTSSSPNIGVLGITKVGSRRVVQYGAGIMLILGAIGKFTALFASLPDPILGGMFCTLFGMITAVGLSNLQFVDMNSSRNLFVLGFSMFFGLTLPNYLDSNPGAINTGIPEVDQILTVLLTTEMFVGGCLAFILDNTVPGSPEERGLIQWKAGAHANSDTSASLKSYDFPFGMGMVKRTAFFRYIPICPVFRGFSKQSKTQPPVLEDTPNTTETGSVCTKV from the exons ATGAAGCTACTGCCCAGCTGGAGAGCTGTGCTGCCCGTGGGCCCTCGGCCTGGCCTGTGCCCCTGTATCCCAGCCTGGGCACAGCAACCCAGAA aAGTTCCTCAAACCTGTGTCTCAGAGATGAGAGCTCAGGAGGACCCCAGGAGCCCAACACAG CATGAGTCCCTGGGTTCAGGTTCAGCAGAGACTTCCACCAGGGACCAGCAGACACCCTTGACCATGGAGCCCAAGTTTGACATGTTGTACAAGATTGAGGATGTGCCACCATGGTACCTGTGCATCCTGCTGGGCTTCCAG CACTACCTGACATGCTTCAGCGGCACCATCGCCGTGCCCTTCCTCCTGGCCGAGGCGCTGTGTGTGGGCCGCGACCAGCACATGGTCAGCCAGCTCATCGGCACCATCTTCACCTGCGTGGGTGTTACCACTCTCATCCAGACGACAGTGGGCATCCG GCTGCCTCTGTTCCAGGCCAGTGCCTTTGCATTTCTGGTTCCAGCCAAAGCTATCCTGGCCTTGGAGAGGTGGAAGTGTCCCCCAGAAG AGGAGATCTATGGTAACTGGAGTATGCCCCTGAATACCTCTCATATCTGGCATCCTCGGATTCGAGAG GTCCAGGGTGCGATCATGGTGTCCagcatggtggaggtggtgattgGGCTGATGGGGCTGCCCGGGGCCCTGCTCAGCTACATTGGGCCTCTCACGGTCACCCCCACCGTCTCCCTCATTGGTCTCTCTGTTTTCCAAGCTGCTGGTGACCGAGCTGGCTCCCATTGGGGCATTTCAGCTTG ctCCATTCTACTGATCGTCCTGTTCTCCCAGTACCTACGCAACCTCACCTTCCTGCTGCCCATCTACCGATGGGGCAAGGGCCTCACCCTCTTCCGCATCCAGATCTTTAAGATGTTTCCG ATCGTCCTGGCCATCATGACCGTGTGGCTGCTCTGCTACGTGCTGACCCTGACGGACGCGCTACCCGCCGATCCCACAGCCTATGGCTTCCAGGCACGAACGGATGCCCGAGGGGACATCATGGCGATCTCACCCTGGATCCGCATCCCCTACCCGT GCCAGTGGGGACTACCCACAGTGACGGTGGCCGCAGTTCTGGGAATGTTCAGCGCCACCCTGGCAGGCATCATCGAGTCCATTGGTGATTACTATGCTTGTGCCCGGCTGGCTGGGGCACCGCCCCCTCCAGTACATGCTATCAACAG GGGTATTTTCACTGAAGGCGTCTGCTGCATTATCGCCGGGCTACTGGGCACAGGCAACGGTTCCACCTCATCCAGCCCCAACATTGGGGTCCTAGGGATCACTAAG GTGGGCAGCCGCCGAGTTGTGCAGTATGGTGCAGGCATCATGCTAATCCTGGGTGCCATTGGCAAGTTCACAGCCCTCTTCGCCTCACTCCCAGACCCCATCCTGGGAGGAATGTTCTGCACCCTCTTTG GTATGATCACCGCCGTGGGACTGTCCAATCTGCAGTTTGTGGACATGAACTCTTCCCGGAACCTCTTTGTATTGGGGTTCTCTATGTTCTTTGGCCTCACGCTGCCCAATTACCTGGATTCCAACCCAGGTGCTATCAACACAG GCATTCCTGAAGTGGATCAGATCCTAACTGTGCTGCTGACCACGGAGATGTTTGTTGGCGGGTGCCTTGCTTTCATACTGGACAACACAGTGCCAG GGAGCCCAGAGGAAAGAGGCCTGATACAGTGGAAAGCTGGAGCCCATGCCAACAGTGACACGTCAGCCAGTCTGAAGAGCTATGATTTCCCCTTTGGGATGGGCATGGTCAAAAGGACTGCCTTCTTCAGATACATTCCTATCTGCCCAGTCTTCAGAGGGTTTTCTAAACAGTCAAAAACCCAGCCTCCAGTTCTGGAAGACACTCCAAACACCACGGAAACTGGGTCTGTGTGCACCAAGGTCTGA